The DNA region CCTTACCTTCTAAGATGTTTATTAAATACTCTTTCCCAAAGATTAAATGATTCACAATTTCCCAAATGCTGTGTATATTTTATAATACATCCATAACCGAATGAGACCAAAGACCCGCATCCCTCTTAAAGGCATCATTCATATACTTTATGATCCTCTCAATTCTCGTAGCCATTTTTCAAACCTTCCTTTGGAGTTTTATACACAAAATCCTTTGTTAATAGTTTAGCATGTATGGCTTAGTAATTGTTTTAAAATTTTATTTTTTGTAAAATATTAAATCATGAAGAGGGAAATATTTCTTTTAAAGCTCTTCTTTTTTATATATTTTTCTGCATGGGTATTTATTTTCTCCTTTATCCCTGTGTATTTGAGAGAAGTTAAAAATTTTTCCATAGGAATGATTGGAGTTTTATCTGCTATTTCTTCTCTTTCGGGTGCCCTTTTTCAAGTTTATATAGGATATCTTTCTGATAAATTTGGTAAAAGAAAGCCTTTTATTCTCATAGGTTTTATTGTACTTATATTGATATATACTTTTATCTTTCCATCTTTAAAAAATTTTTGGTCCTTTCTAATAGTCTATTTTATTGTAGGAATATTTACAAGCACTATCACTACTATGGCGAATGTTCTTGTTATGGATTACGCAGTGTCAGAGAGAACAGGCTCTCATTATGCCTCCATAAGGATATGGGGAAGTATAGGATTTCTTCTGGTTATGCTTGCAACAGGATTTTATCCAAAATTGGTGGAACATAAGGTAATGTTTTTGATGATTGGCTTAATATACCTATTGGGATTTATTTTAAGTATTGTAATAAAAGAGTCTCCTGTTAAGACTGGCATCTCTAAAGTGGATTTTAGAAGTGTAAAAAAAATAATATTAAAGCCTGAAGTAAGGAACTTTTTAATCTTTTATGTGATTTATTTTATTGCTCTCTTGGGAGCATCCTCCAATGTTAACCTGTTAATAAGATCCTTGGGTGGAGAAAGTAAGCATATAAGTTTTGCTTATTCTGCAAGTTCTTTTTCAGAGATCCCCTTTATGCTTATTTGGGGTTATCTGTCAGACAAGTTGGGAAGAAAACCCATACTTATATTCACTTCTATTGCTCTTCCTATAAGAATTTTTCTATATACTTTAACTAACAATCCATGGCATATCATTCTTATTCAATTTATGCATTCCTTAACTTTTGCAGTAATAGGGACCATACCTATTGTTTATATGAATGATCTGGTGCCTCCTGAGGAAAGAGCAACAGCTCAAGGACTATTAGGCATGGCTATGGCACTTTCATCTACTTTAGGTCCTGCTATTTCAGGATTTGTAGCTGATCTTTTTGGACTTCCTGGAATGTATCGCTTTTTAACCTTTGTATCTCTAATCTCTACAGTACTTGCTATAACTTCTTTAAAGGAGTCAAAAAATAGGGTGTCCTCTTAAATCTGAGGACACCCTACCAAGATTTTTCTTTTTTTACTTTTCTACTTTGTTAATTTCTTATGGCAGAACCACCAGTCAAAGCATTCAATTTCACCTTTCTTAGCTGCTTCAAGTCTTGCTTTAACAGTCTCCACATCACCTGCAGGAGGAATAATTACATGATCCTTTCCTACTACTTCACTGTCGGGCCATTGAGCTGGAGTTGCTACTCCATATTTATCGGTAACTTGTAGTGCCTCTACTGCTCTCAAAATCTCGTCAATATTTCTTCCTACCTCTTGTGGATAGTAGAGGATAAGCCTTACTATGCCCTTGTCATCTACCACAAATACTGCTCTTACTGTGTTGGTTCCTTTTCCAGGGTGAATTAATCCGAGCTTTTCTGCTACCTTTCCTGTATCATCAGCGATAATTGGAAATTCAATTTCTACTCCTAATTTTTCCTTAATCCATTCTACCCACTTAATATGGCTAAATACTTGGTCAATACTAAGCCCAATAAGCTCGGTATTTAGAGCTCTAAACTTATCATATCTCTTTTGAAAGGCTACAAATTCAGTGGTACATACAGGTGTAAAGTCTGCAGGATGGCTAAAAAGTACGAACCATTTTCCTTTGTAGTCATTAGGAAGAACTTTCTCACCATGGGTAGTTTTAACTTTCATCTCTGGAAAAGGCTCTCCTAAAAGGGGAATTCCTTTTCTCTCTAAATTTTCCATTTTTATCCACCTCCTAATAAAAATTATTATTATTTAGAATTATTATTATTTTCAAGTATATATTACCATAAATGAAAAATTTTTGCAAGAGGAGATTATAAGAAAGGCTTCTAAAAACATAGGGTTTAGTTACTAATAAAAATTAATTATACTAAAGTACGTTGAATGTCTCAATGATATTTATTTCTTTAAGAACCTATATTTTTATGGTATATTATGATGTAAGGTAATGAGAAGAAAAAATTTATTAGAGATTTTGAGGGAATGTTTTTGAGGAGAAGAAATTTATTTAAGATACCACGTTCAACAATATTTAGGATATTTGTAGATTTTGCATTTTTTATTCTATCTATTTATTTTTCCTTTTTGTTAAGGTTTGAATTTATACCTCCTTCTAATTATATTAAAATACTACCTCTTGTTATATTTAGAGAATTTCTTATTTTCTTTATTATTTATTTCTTTGCTTTTAAGCTCTATCGCACTTTATGGGAATATTTTAGCCTTGAAGCCCTGAAAGAGTTGACCCTTGCGATTACACTTGAAAAAATAATATTTTATTTATCTTATTTAATTTTTCCAATTCAAGGACTTCCAAGATCAATAATTCTCATCTCTTACTTTACGTCTCTTTTACTTTTATTCTCAGTAAGGGCTTTTACTCGCTGGGTTTACGAGAGTAAAAAGAGTATAGATAAAGTTAATTATGCTCAAAAAAAGAGAGTAGTTATTATTGGAGCTGGTGATGCTGGAGAAAAGATATTAAGAGAGATAAAGACACATAAAAACCTAAATTATGATGTGGTAGGATTTTTGGATGATGATCCTAAAAAAATTGGAAAAACAATTCATGGAATTAAAATATTAGGACCTATATCTTCTTTGCACAAAGTTGTTAGGGGGAATGGAGTTCAGGAAATTCTTGTTGCAATTCCTTCTGCACCTCCTTCGCTTTTGAAAAATATTTTGAGTATGGCTTCTAAGTTGAAACTTCCTGTAAAAACCCTTCCTGGAATATGGGAGCTTATAGATGGGAAAGTGACCATAAGTAAAATTAGGGACGTAAAGATAGAAGATCTTCTTGAAAGGGACGTTATAGATTTGGATTCTGAAAAAATAGGTGAATACTTAAGAGGAAAAAAAGTACTTGTTACTGGAGCTGGAGGATCTATTGGGGCGGAAATTTGTAGGCAGGTTGCAAGATATGGACCACAAAAACTTATTCTTCTGGGAAGAGGAGAAAATAGCATATTTAATATTGAATTAGAACTTAAGAATACTTACCCTAATTTAAATATCTGCTCTTA from Dictyoglomus turgidum DSM 6724 includes:
- a CDS encoding MFS transporter, giving the protein MKREIFLLKLFFFIYFSAWVFIFSFIPVYLREVKNFSIGMIGVLSAISSLSGALFQVYIGYLSDKFGKRKPFILIGFIVLILIYTFIFPSLKNFWSFLIVYFIVGIFTSTITTMANVLVMDYAVSERTGSHYASIRIWGSIGFLLVMLATGFYPKLVEHKVMFLMIGLIYLLGFILSIVIKESPVKTGISKVDFRSVKKIILKPEVRNFLIFYVIYFIALLGASSNVNLLIRSLGGESKHISFAYSASSFSEIPFMLIWGYLSDKLGRKPILIFTSIALPIRIFLYTLTNNPWHIILIQFMHSLTFAVIGTIPIVYMNDLVPPEERATAQGLLGMAMALSSTLGPAISGFVADLFGLPGMYRFLTFVSLISTVLAITSLKESKNRVSS
- a CDS encoding peroxiredoxin, which translates into the protein MENLERKGIPLLGEPFPEMKVKTTHGEKVLPNDYKGKWFVLFSHPADFTPVCTTEFVAFQKRYDKFRALNTELIGLSIDQVFSHIKWVEWIKEKLGVEIEFPIIADDTGKVAEKLGLIHPGKGTNTVRAVFVVDDKGIVRLILYYPQEVGRNIDEILRAVEALQVTDKYGVATPAQWPDSEVVGKDHVIIPPAGDVETVKARLEAAKKGEIECFDWWFCHKKLTK
- a CDS encoding polysaccharide biosynthesis protein translates to MFLRRRNLFKIPRSTIFRIFVDFAFFILSIYFSFLLRFEFIPPSNYIKILPLVIFREFLIFFIIYFFAFKLYRTLWEYFSLEALKELTLAITLEKIIFYLSYLIFPIQGLPRSIILISYFTSLLLLFSVRAFTRWVYESKKSIDKVNYAQKKRVVIIGAGDAGEKILREIKTHKNLNYDVVGFLDDDPKKIGKTIHGIKILGPISSLHKVVRGNGVQEILVAIPSAPPSLLKNILSMASKLKLPVKTLPGIWELIDGKVTISKIRDVKIEDLLERDVIDLDSEKIGEYLRGKKVLVTGAGGSIGAEICRQVARYGPQKLILLGRGENSIFNIELELKNTYPNLNICSYIADIKDRDRIFYIFSMEKPEIVFHSAAHKHVPLMEENPDEAVFNNVFGTINVMDASKEYGVKKFIFISTDKAVYPANIMGATKRVGEMLVRYYNSHSQTEYIAVRFGNVLGSRGSVLEVFKKQIEMGGPITITHKDMERYFMTIPEAVGLVLQAGAIGKSGDLFVLDMGKPVKIIDLAKNFIELSGYSVEDIEIKIIGLRPGEKLKEELWEEEEKVLKTSHPKIYKIISNNDLDKNSFEALLRELKLSAEKRDKNEIEKVLKKLIPTYKKAQENAKGKEQWEALK